The Fusarium keratoplasticum isolate Fu6.1 chromosome 4, whole genome shotgun sequence genome contains the following window.
CGTAGGGAAAACCGTGATGTCGCGCTTGGGACCTCTAGTTCCAAACATGTGTGAGGGGGCACTTGCTGAGCCTCTACCGTTCAGCCATGCGAAAGCACCGAAAGCACTAAAAGCACCGGGGGGTTGAGGGAAGTCTTTCGTAGTCAAAAATGGACGTTCAGTAGAGCCAAGCGTTCCTTTCGTGGGCTCGGGGACGGCCTCATTGATGACAATGTAGGGTTTAGCCAGCAACTGCTGGAGATCGACGCTTTCGTTTCCACGGATTCTTACAGCAAAAGAATCGTCAGAGGGCACAGTTGAAGGTGGTTCATACCGATCTTCAGAGGACTTTCGGTCAAGAATCTCCTGAACGGCTTGGAGGTGTTCTGCCAGATCTCTGTTCATGAATAGTCGTTTCCATTCCGGGCGGATAACCTCCAAGGCGGCGccgatgtcgaggagaacTGACTGAGACAGGCCACTTACAGTCGGCTCCAGGCAGGGCCACTGAGACAAGAGGTGGTTCGCGAACAGCTTGCAGTCTTCCTCGACTCTAGTCTCATGCTTGCATCGCTCGAGCTGCAACTTTCTCCTGAGTTTGGCACTCGAAAACTCCTCGAGCGCCTGTGTGTCACTTGTTGGTGGGGGTGCTCTGAAGGGCTTCAGCAATTGCAGTAGATAGTCCAGCTGTGGTACTTGATTGGGCTGGAAATGACAGAATTCTTCCCATGGAGGGAGGTCGAGGTCCTTGAGTTCCCCGAAGACTGCAAATGCAATGATAGCTCGCAGTAGGGGCATGTTGGCATCGGCCCGGAATGACATGGGCCCAAGGAGAAACATCAGGCGGTAGCGATCCGTCGCGTCCCGCGCGAACCGAACAAGAGAACCCCAGTGCTGTAAGATGTCAACTTTCAGTTTGTCACTGAGAGACGCCGCTTGGAAAGGCGCTTCAAAGCCACCAACTACGCCGCCCTGAGCCAGCATCTGGGCCAAGTTGTCTGCGGTTCTCATGTTTTGGGGCCATTGCCGAACCAGATGCGTCGCTTCCAACACATTTCGATGGGCTATATTCGTCGTAGAAGGGCGATCTCGAGATTGGTACTCCTTGTTGTCAGGCACTGGACGATCAGATGCGTCTCCAAGATACCTCTCAACAGCTTGCTGGCGGAATATTGCCCGGGCATGAAGATGTGGCTCCCCGTAGTCGGGTAATTGAGGAGGCTCTATGGCGGCCTGGTCCTTTGTTGTAAATATGGCCAACGTTGTAGATCCCTGGAGTATCTGGTCGACGATCGGTCTGAACTCTGATCGCTGGAGAGTGCTTGGCAACGATTCAATCCAGGTGTCCGTTCGCATGACTTTGAGGTCAAGGGGGTAGTAGACTCTCCTGGGCGTAAGTTGCGCAATCCTCGCCAAAAACTCCAGCGGAGGAGGGCCCAAGGGCGACCAAGGCTGCGAGATACCTGCCTGAAGCCActggatggcctcctcggtTCCCGTACGACCTGTCAGTGGATCGGGAAGCAGGAAAGATGTCGATGCATGGAGGAGAGCCTTCATGAAAACCAGCGTCGGTTCTGGGGCGCAGTCGATTCTTCCCAATGCTTGGTTGATGGTGAATTTTCCATACTTCCCATTGGACTCAATCCTGACAGTGACGTGACAGCCATCCGAAGCGGCAAACAAGGTCCCAAGAGGAACTAGGATAGATCTGTGCATGGGATTGATATCGCTCGTGCACACCAGCTTACTTCTCAGACCATACCAAGTTCCAGCATCCTGATTCGTGTCGACCTGGCATTGAAGCTGGGGTGACTGGAGTAGACGGTTCTTGTTGACAAAGAACATGATGTTGAGCCGTGGCAGCTCGACCTGCAGGTTCTTGCCTCCTCCCGGTTGGCGAACAAGGATATGCTCTCGAGGCTCAAAGCAACCAAAGATCCCGGCTATGCGGTTGAACAGCGGACTGTACGGGTTCACAATACTGTCCCTTTCGTAGATCCCTAGCCCTTTCCGTGCCATGGTGCAGGTCTGGTCACTGAGACTCAGAGTGTACCACCGAGCGGGGAATTCGGGCCAGGGCTGATggctcttggtgatgagaagtTCCCCATTGTTGAGATTCCTAACTTCAGTCAGCCCAGTCCGCAGAATACTCGACAAGCATTGGACGTACAGCCAATGGAATGacccttggagaagaggaccCGGCAAATCCCAGTACTGTCCATTTCGGAACGTCTCCCTTGGTATCAACTGCAGTGAGTATGGCTTTCTGAAAGCCCTTACAATCAACTCGCCACTTTGGTCAAACCCGACGTGCACTTGAAAGCCATGAGGCCTCACACAGAGTGCTGCCGTTCCAAATCAGCGGTGTTTTCTTGTACATTTGGAGTCCTATCTGCACTCACTATATTGCATCCTAGGCCTTTCTGATGGGAACGTCAACAAAGACTGATTTCCGAACAGTTCGTTCAGGATGAGAGAGGTTTTGGGGTCTTTCGGGAGTTTCTAAGCCGAATATTAGCAATTTCAATGGATGTCAGATTATCAAGAACCTACGCCCATGGGCCGGTAATCGACCATCAAGAGACCCTCAGTAATGTTGTAATGGACTTCCTGCACAAAAGCCTCGTCCCCAGATATCGAGAGACAAGAAATCCAATGTGGTGCCTCAAGTTTCACATCCCGGAACACTCGAGCGCaaccctcttcctctggccACATCTCTTGCAAGGAGCGTCGGAAAATATCCGTCTTCTGCATTATGGACTCGGAAACCAGGGGGGAGAGCTGGTATGAAAGTCTCATGTCTCGAATGACGGCGTGCTGGAGCAATTCAGGCAAGGCCTCCAATTTGACAACGAGGTTGTCGTGCACTGTGATGCTACTCTGAATGAAAACCTCCAGTGAGGTGTCATCCAAGTCCGCAGGACGGTATGTCAAATGAGTGAATGTTCTCTTGCACAAAAGAGCTGCCCACAGAGCGTATTGCTGGAATCTCTGCGCGAGTTCGGTCTCAGTGACTTTGTACGACTCCGCACGAAGCAGCTTGAACCAGCGCACACAAGTTCCACGAGCCCGCAAAAGCAGAGAGATAGCTTTCTCGGAGGTttcttccatcttggcagcccATGTGAAATCAATTAGACGTAGCGTCAACGTGATGATCGTTTCCATCAAATAGGTCTCTCTCCAATTGGCCGAGAGACTGTCCAGGCGGCTAGCAAGCTGTTGAATCAGAGCGTCGCAGAAGCCTGGGTCACGAAAAACCGCATGGATGAGCCTAAAGACGTCTTGGGAAGCATCAAAAGGTCCACACTGAAAAGCTATGTGGCTCAGGAGCAGCATTGTTGCTTCGTTGGAAAAGTTGAGGTTGGCGGAGCCCAGTTCGGTGAGAATGGATAGCCATCGCCTGGATTTCCCGGAAGCGATCGTTTGGAATGCTAGATACTCATGAACGTTGATGCCCTGTGGGCATCTGGATGCCGTTGACATGATCTCGTACGATGAAGGGCCGTATATgttcttcaagaagatgTTGTCCTGAAGGATCGGAGCGAATGGTGACGAGCTGGGGATTTGCAGCTTGACTTGATGCAAGACGCTGAGATGTGATCGGCGGCCAGGCCACTTCTTCGACAGACTGTCATGGTAGGTGAGTTTCAAGCCGTTTGGGCGGCACACGCCATTTCTTCCGTTATCCCACTCGACAGGAAACGCCATTTCGGTGTAATGTGTCATGAAAACTGCAAATATGTTAGTCTAACGGCCAGATCACAACATTCTGACGATTTGAATTGGGCAAAAGAGATGAGTCTGGGTCTTCTCAGACCAGTGATACTTACAAGGCTTTGTGACAGACGCCAGAGAGCATCTCATTGTCGTTTCGTTGGCAAATCGTTGCAACTGCTGATACTCCCTGAGCCGACACTTGGGTTCAACACCTTCTTCAAGGGGTGAGAGGGTTAGGCGCGATATCGCCGTCCATGTCGCATCTCGGTAGGTTGCAAAGCTTTGAGGGCAAGCCAGCTCGAAGATAACCGCCCTAGCAACGTAGGGGTCGGATGGCAGCGGATGTTCGTACCCCTGAATCTTGATCCTTCTGAGTTGCCTCACCATGAAGCACCGAGCGCAGTGAGGATCGTGGATACCGCGTCCGAGAGggctgtcgtcgtcgactaAGTAGACGCAGCTACTCTCATCAATACGCTGTGAGAGTTGAGCATATTCGTTGCTCTTTTTCTTccactcttcttctttctcgtcGCGGATCTTGGTGGCCCAATTCTCGATTGACTCATGTAGATTCTGAAGCTGCTCGGAGATTGCAGAATCGTCGTACGCACGATGGCCAAAAGACCCACGAACGGGGTCATCGAAGATGGTCATTGCTGAGCCCTCACATGACATGATGCGATTCTGAATGTAGACTTGGATCTTCTGGAGGCGCTTCATGTCCTCAAAGTTCGAGATGAGCAGGACGTCAAACATCTCGGGGCGGAAGACGGGGTGGAACTCTTTCAAAAGAGGGTAAAGCCTGCAGCTTGCTTCATCCATGCTCACCCAGAGATCCATGACGTTCAGAATCATGGTGCTTTTGAGTTCAGGCATGCCGTTGTACACTTCATTGGCGTGGCCGAGATAGCCGTGAATGTGTCCGCTTGCTGTGTGGATTGTTGAATGTGGCGAGTCCTTGAACTCGATGCAGAATCTCGCCAGATTCGTTTCCATCTTGATCAGTTTGTGGTGACGATGAGAGAAGGTACCCAAGTGCATTTTGGCAGCTTCGGCAATGCTCAGGGTGCCATTCCTATCCTCGCGACGGTGTACAGGCTTTTTCCATCCCTTCCGAATGCTGTACAGTTGTCCGCCGCTGACTTTGAGGTCGAACCTCAAATCACTAGGGGATGCTTGCCTCGGAACCGGGGGAATGGTTTTGGTCATGGCCAGCTTCTGTCGACTCCAAGAAGCATCAGTGAAGGCAGTAGCCTTGGATACCGAGTGCTGGATTCCGGGGCTGAGATGCAGAAACAGGTACTCAATCCTCTGGACGACTTGACGATCTTGGGAGCGATCCTTGTCGACATCAAGTTTGACAAGACGTCGGcaaatcttcttcttgagaaAGTCCAGGCGCTCGATTTGGACACCAGAGTGCTGAACATGACTGAGGAATTCGCTGAAGAGATGCGCCATCATGAACTTGTACTCGACTCGACCAAGCTCACCCCCAAGCTGCTGGGCGAGGTAGCGTGATACGGCGACACGCAAGACAAGCCAGAAAGGAAGTCTCTTCCACGGTTTTTCAGCGTTTTTCCAGCATACATCATCCCGGACCATCTTTTGCAACAAGACTGGAGTCAGTCGGCGGCCGTTCTCTTGGAGGATGGCCATCAACATGGAGGAGATCAACGCAGGCTCGGAAGTGTTGCGGGTTTCGGCAATGGTGGTGCCAGCCTTGAGTGCAAGCGCTGAGAAGTCCATGAGTGACTCTCGGGATGCACtgtcgaggaagctggcTAGGTTTGAGACAAATCCGGTTTCTTGAGCGGTGGCGAGCGGAACGGCGACAGCACATCCAGGGAACTGCCACTTGAGGGCATTGTCGGTCGCCAAAACATCTTCGTTTCGGGCAGAGGTCTCAAATGCTTCGAACACAAGTGAAGAACCAAGAACAGGGCTGCGAGGCGTTAGTTTACGGGAGTCCAGGCAGCCAGTGACAGAGAGACTTACTCTTCTGCTCGACGAATGAACAGAGCACAGTTCTGTGCATGGACATGAACAACAACAAAATCAGCCTCTCCGAGGCCATTCAGCTCTCTAGAAAGCACGTCTCTGTCGACATGGCCGCTTGAATGAATAATCCTGGTGGCCTGGAGTCCACGCTCGATAGCGTTCCAAGTAGAATGGAAGTCGTTGTCGGGCAGGTCTCGGATATGCTTGACACAGGCAATGAGGCGATTGATCACATCGACCTCGATCTCGTTCAGGTTCGGATCCCGACGATGTGGTAGCTTGGGAGGCAGGACAAGGTGATTGTACAAGGCATCCGAAAGCGAAAGGGTTTCATGGTGGACAGTGGCAACGGGCCTCGTCCGGGGCGGGATTGCAGAGGGCATCTTGCTTGATACGTGATGACGATTTGTACAGAAACAGTAAAAGAAAAGACGATGAAAGATAAAACAAACAGTGCAATACAACAGGGGAAGAGACGACAGACGTATCCGGGCGATACAGGTTCAAGGCAAGGCGCCGTGCCTCGGGAGGGAAGAAGATCGGCTGGCAGGAGGCCGAACGCGTTTCGGGCTCAGACGATGTCGGCCCTTTCGCGGTCGGCGAAAGTTGGTAGGGAAGGAGTCAGTTGGGTGTGTTCCTTCCTCGACGGGACACGGGATAGTGTTCGGGTAGTCGCAGTGTAAGTGAGAGAGGATGCGTGCGAGGGGGAAGGAGGTAGAGGAAACTCGCATCACGGTGAGAAAATGAAAAatgaagaggaaagaaaaagaaggaagTTTCTAGGCAGcgacgagatcatcaaggtgaaaaaaataaaaacaCCCGTTGTACAGTTTGCCAGTTCCTTGACAGTGTTGGCACTGGCAGCTTTGAAGCGCATGAAACGCGGCCTCTAATTGGCTTACCAACTTTGCGTACCAACGACCGCCGTTGGTGATGCATGCACGTATGAAAGAGTAGGCTGCATCAAAGGCCTGACTTATCTTACGGTATTTATGACTGCTGGTATCTCAAAATTTTAGAATAATGATGCTAGAGTAGTGATTCAAGGAGATCCCAAAGTCCTCTCTACTCTACCAGTCATGCCGCGTATATCATCGTGAGTTAGTGGGATGGCAGAATGGCGACCTCATAAAGATGCAACCGTGAATTATGCATGCTTGATTCACTCCTGAAGGCCTTCAATTGGAGGCCGACCTTTTCGTAGACTGTGGTCTTACAGTTCTCTCTACGCAAGGCAGACCATCTGCAGGTTGCTTTGGTTGTTGACCAGGGTTCGTTATCTGCCCCACTACATCTCTGACgaccaacaccagcctcCAAGTGCAAGTTGAAGCATGTGAAGCAGATGGGAATGTACAAGAAAGATTGGCTGTAAAATTTACGCTTATTCATTTCATTCTTTGATCCAATCTCCAGCTAATTGGCTGCGTGATCTCAATGGGAGAGCACCTGTGCGAAACACTGTTGGACTCCCTCATCTCTCGGGTAGGTGCCTTCCCGTCGGAGATATATGCTAGGGCCCCTGCATGCCACACACCCAAGCACAACTCAactcctccatcctccaacGAGGCATTCTTTGGGCGGCTACCAACCTACTCAAGAGTAGCTGGCAACAGGCTCGCCCATCACATCCATTCGAGGCGTAATGCCCAGCCCCGGTTCTGTGGGCGCCTGCACACGTCCATCCCTGACTGTGAAGTTGCCGTCGGcagtcttgaccttgaccatgtcACGGCACTCAAGAATGCACCGGAGGTGTCTCTCGGGGATGGTCTGCCCCAGGTGAACAATAGCCGCAAATGCGACATCGGATCCAGTCGTCTCCTGGCAGCTCATGGTGTAACCAGCCGCGAGGGCAATGTCCCTGTGACGTCGACTCTTTGTCAGGCCGCCGTTCTTGGAGATCTTGATACCGAAACCCTCGGCCGCATCATCAGCAATCATGTGCACGATGGACGCGTCGCTGGTGGCGAGCTCGTCAAAGTGGATGGGAATGTTGGTCCTCCGCCGCAACGAGACGCACTCGCGCCACGTCGCGCAGGGCGCCTCGAGGACAAAGTCGAGGCCGTCGGGGAGAAGGCGCAGCATGCGGAGGGCCGTCTCGACCGTCATGCCACCGTTGGCGTCGACAAGGAAGAACTCGCCCGGCTGTTTGTCGGCCAGCGAGGCGGCGATGCGCTTGGCGTCTTCCACTGGCTCGCCATCGATCTTGACAGAGTGCCCAATGTAGCCCCTTGCCCGATGGTCTGCCACTCGCTTGCGCATCTCTTCGGGTTTGCCCACGtagatggatgagatgatggggagGCCCACGTTGGTGCGGCCACCGAGAAGCTCGCACACAGGGAGGCCGACCGACTTGCCAAAGATATCCCAGCAGGCAATATCGATGGGAGTCTTGGCATGCTCATGACCAACAAGAGCAGCATCCATAGCCTCGTTGATGCGGTCCAGCCTCCGAGggtcgaggccgatgagCCATGGGGCGATCTCGGCGATACCCGCCCTCACACCGAGAGCATGGGCAGCAATATAGGTCGAGCCAAAGGGAGTGCTCTCGCCCCAGCCCTCGATGCctgtgttggtggtgataCGGACGAAGGTGCCATCGAAGCTGCGGTACTCTCGTCCGCCAGAAAGCCGGTAGACACCACCAGAGTAGGGCAGCTCGGCCTGGAAGACGTCGATCTTTGCGATCTTGAGCTCAGACATGATGACTTGGGAGCAGTTGACGAGGGGATTATGGATCAAGGGTAGGGTTCCTTGCAGTTGTGATGGCTAGGTAAGGACTAACAACGCTCGTAGGCGGATAACCAGGCCTCTTAAAGGCACGATGTCATACCCATGGAAGAACTCCCGATATACGACCTCATGATAAGGTCCCCTACTTCTCGCATGCGACTTCCGCTCACCCCGCGAATCTGGGGTAGATGAATCCAACTTCCCCTCACTTCGTCCTGCAAGCTCTCTTATCTCTCCCGACTGAGGTTAATGGAGTCCCGGAGTCCCAAAGGGGAACTCGGCAGCTGCCTCAAAGGAGAAATCGGATGCGGCATGAATTGGGATTTGGAGCCATCAAGGTGTGGTATCTACGGGTTCCTGGCCCGAGTAAGTGTGAGGGTGTAGCCGTGTAAGTCAGGTCAGCCTCCCTGTCTCGCGGATGAAAAAGAGTCTCGGTACCAACTTTATTGCGCAGGATATTGCCCCCTACTTCTAATCATTTAGTTAACGAACTAAGTATTCCTGTATTTCGCTGATGCTTCTTTGATAAGACGCACGCCTTGAGTTATGCTGCTTGACAAGACGTTGGATCGGGTTCCGAAGCCGAGAAAGCCACCAAGTCATCGACAACCCGATCTGCAGCATATCTTCCCCGCATAATCTCCATCCTAGCGCATATCGAATTACTCAGTGACATGTTGAGAGCCAGCCAATCGCGATGAGATGTCCCGCAAGGAAATTCGGATCTATCTGCCACAATGCCGTCCCGGCTACACTCCCCGATATGTACGGAGATCACTCCATTGAGAATCCGGATTCGTTCCCGGCCAAGTCAGAAACAATCAGATGAACATTTAGAGTGATACAATGTGAATAGACCATGAGAACATCGACTTATAAATCAACTCAACCCCGCTTGCTTATATGTCAGCAGCAAAGACGTAACTATTCGCAATACCGCTATATAGAGACCAACACGCCCTCACCCATTCATACCACCACAACTTCACCTCAACTACAAGGGAAACCTGCAAAAATGTCTCTACCTACCACCCGTCAGGCCTGGCGTCGAACCGACGACTACACCCCTGGGACACCCAAGGTGAAACTCGTCACAGAGGACCTCCCCCTTCCACTTCACCCCACGGCCGTTCTGATCAAGATCCACGCTGTGGCACTCAACTACCGCGACGCCAACATCGCCAACGGAGGAAACCCTTGGCCCGTTACCCCCAACGGTGTTCCTGGTAATGACGCCGCCGGAGAGATCATCTCGGTTGGTGACCGAGTGTCGCTTGTGTCTGTAGGAGACCGAGTTGCTCCCATCACAGACTCCGAGTATGTTACTGCCCGCTCGACTGGTCGGTCTTGGCTCGCTGCCAACGAGGATGGTACTTTGGCTACCTACATTGTCTTtgatgagaagctcgtcaCCAAGCTGCCTGAGCACCTCGACTGGGTCCAGGCCAGTATCATCCCTTGCGCTGGAACAACCGCCTGGTCTGCCCTTAAGGGCGCCACCATCGGCCAGACTGTTCTGATCCAGGGTGAGTATTCAGCAAAGTGTCTATAAGAAATGCACTCGTTGACAATTACAGGCACCGGCGGTGTCTCCACCTTTGCTCTCAAGTTGGCCCGCGCCTCTGGTCTCAGGGTCATTCTGACATCGTccagcgacgagaagcttgagcagatcaagaagcagttTGGCAAGCCCGAGATCCAGACTGTCAACTACAGGACACACCCCGAGTGGCAGCAGGAGGTGCTCCGCCTGACAGGAGGTATCGGTGTCGATCTCGTCGTTGAGAACGGTGGCAGCAGCTCCCTCGTTAAGAGTATGGAGTGCACACGCCGCGGCGGTATCGTCAGCCAGGTTGGCTACCTCGGCGGACCTAAGCCCGAACATCTCAAGGAGTTTGTCTCGACCATCATCGACAGGCGACTGAACGTCCGAGGAATCAATGCCGGCTCCAAGGACGACCAGGACGAGTTGATGGCTGCCATCTCGGCTACTCAAATGACCTTTGAGGATATTCTTGACTCAGTGTGGTCGTTTGACAAGTCGGACGAGGCCATTGAGTTTGTCTGGCAGGGCAAGCAGGTTGGAAAGGTTGTCATCAAGTATGACTAGCGAGatcaaagacaaagaaaagaaacgTGTATGAGCAAGCACTTGAAAGGGGACAGGGACAAAAACGCGCAAGGCTTGTTGAGAGGCAACAAAGGTCAATTAAGTAGCATTATAAACAAAGGGCATCAACTATCCAAGCCATCAAAGGGAGAAACGTAGAGCATCAACCGTCCAACCCTACATCTATCACAGAACAGCAAGCTTTTAAATTTTGCCCATCCATCCTGTCCCCGTTCTTCGCATATTCTTCcccttggccatcatcaacaaccctCCACCCATGGCCAGGACACTCCCCGCAAACGCCTGCGCGCCATAGTATCCTCCCTCGACATCAATGATGGCACCCGCAATAGGTGGTCCCGTCAACGCCGCGAAACTCGCAACCGTGAAGGCCATACCCATCCGCACGCCAATCTTGCTAAGATCCTGTGTCAGCAACGACACACCCGTGGGGAACAAACTCTGAATAGCTGCTGCAATCATGCCGTATACAACAGCCCAGGCGTACAAACCCGGCTTGTCAGTCACCAGCATCCAGAAGTACAGCAGCAGAGATGCCGCGAGGGTGTGCGGGGCGAACACGTTGATGGCGCCTGTGTGGTCGGCGACCCAGCTTGATGCTAGACGGCCGACGATACCAGCACCGTTGAGGATCatgaggaggtcgagggaTTCAGTGTACGCGAGAGGAGGATCGAGGGCGATCTGTGAATACGCAGCGATGAAGTAGTATGCGAGATACACACCCCAGCAGGTGAAGAACGATGCCGTAACGTACAAGGCAAACTCGACGTCCTTGAAGGCAGACCAATCTACTAGGGGGTTCGAACCACGAGGCTTGATTCTAGGCTTGGCAAATACCAAAGCTACAGATAGTGTCAACAGCTGCGTGAGACCTGCGATCCTCAACGTCCACGCAAAGCCCAGCTTCGGCAAAAGCTGTCTCACAAGGCTAGGAAACACCATACCCCCCGTAGCACTCCCACACGCAGCGATGCCCATGGCCAGAGCACGTCGTCTAGCAAAGTACGTCGACAGCACCGCAAGAACAGGACAGAAAATGCAGCTAtgcccaagcccaacaagAACGCCCTGAGCAACGAAAAAGTGCCAGTACTCGGAACCCACCGAAGTAACCATGATGCCCACAACCTGCAGCAAAATACCGGTAGTAAACACATACCGAAAGTATCCAGCATCAACCAACCGTCCGGTAAGAGTGCCCACAAAGAATAACAAAAAGACACTAACGGATCCAATCCACGAGATGTCGCTCGCCGTCCGACCAAGCTTGTCAGCGTAGTAAGCCTGAAAGATACCAAAAGAGTTAACCCAGCCCCAAGTGTTCATGTAGACCAAGTGGCCAGAGAAGCAAACGCACCAGGCTCTCCATCCGCCGTCTGGAGGGGTCAGCGAGCTGAAACTGGCTTGAGGAGATACTCGACGTACTACTTGTTCCACAATACTCATCTCGAATTCTTGAGGCTCTTCTTGCTGTGTGGTGTTGACCCCGTCAAACGGCGTCATCTGTCCCCTTTCTTCATCCGGCTGAACAGACCCTTGCGGCATAAGTGTTTCTGGCACGGTTGTgccttctctctcttgttcGACGCCGCTCATGTTGAATATTCACTTGAGAAGTCTCAGTGGTGACGTCTTGATCCCTTTGACGTTGACAATCCAAAGAAACTTCTGTTGGCTATCAACGATGAAGAATATCCATCAAGAGCCTAATTCCATGTTACAGAGGAATAAGGCAAAGTTATAGATGTTGACTTCTTTGTCTCTCCATTGTTCCTGTCACAATCATCCCATAGTTTCCACGTTCAATCCCCCGTATTCTCTTTGTCCGTATTGAACCCAACACCTCACAAGGCGAACACCGCCACACAACTTTACACGCCTCTGTACCAATGGTTTCAATATGTTAGGTACAGGTCACGCTCGAGGTCATGGCAAGGCTATGTTGAGCTGAACTCGGTTTCGAGTCAGGGGATAAGCCGACCCTGGTGACACAAGACGAGATGCCAACGAGACACACCCCAACAAAAGCCATACTCGGCTCACAAG
Protein-coding sequences here:
- a CDS encoding MR-MLE domain-containing protein; the encoded protein is MSELKIAKIDVFQAELPYSGGVYRLSGGREYRSFDGTFVRITTNTGIEGWGESTPFGSTYIAAHALGVRAGIAEIAPWLIGLDPRRLDRINEAMDAALVGHEHAKTPIDIACWDIFGKSVGLPVCELLGGRTNVGLPIISSIYVGKPEEMRKRVADHRARGYIGHSVKIDGEPVEDAKRIAASLADKQPGEFFLVDANGGMTVETALRMLRLLPDGLDFVLEAPCATWRECVSLRRRTNIPIHFDELATSDASIVHMIADDAAEGFGIKISKNGGLTKSRRHRDIALAAGYTMSCQETTGSDVAFAAIVHLGQTIPERHLRCILECRDMVKVKTADGNFTVRDGRVQAPTEPGLGITPRMDVMGEPVASYS
- a CDS encoding PKS-ER domain-containing protein, producing the protein MSLPTTRQAWRRTDDYTPGTPKVKLVTEDLPLPLHPTAVLIKIHAVALNYRDANIANGGNPWPVTPNGVPGNDAAGEIISVGDRVSLVSVGDRVAPITDSEYVTARSTGRSWLAANEDGTLATYIVFDEKLVTKLPEHLDWVQASIIPCAGTTAWSALKGATIGQTVLIQGTGGVSTFALKLARASGLRVILTSSSDEKLEQIKKQFGKPEIQTVNYRTHPEWQQEVLRLTGGIGVDLVVENGGSSSLVKSMECTRRGGIVSQVGYLGGPKPEHLKEFVSTIIDRRLNVRGINAGSKDDQDELMAAISATQMTFEDILDSVWSFDKSDEAIEFVWQGKQVGKVVIKYD